A genomic window from Flavobacterium phycosphaerae includes:
- a CDS encoding M15 family metallopeptidase — translation MSWSKVYKACKSIVLVIMVSTVLSCKSTYLDSKKSPVLLDITQESDENAFVNLKNYSNDFVFDMKYATADNFLKEKVYPCDECFLKVKTIKSLLEANKAFLEKGYRIKLYDCYRPRDIQKKMWKIVPDANYVANPKKGSIHNKGGAVDISLVDSLGVELNMGTKFDFFGEEAGHNYQKLSEEILNNRKFLKEIMLQHNFKSFDSEWWHYNLNNSSKDEVSNLKWKCDH, via the coding sequence ATGAGCTGGAGTAAAGTATATAAGGCTTGTAAAAGTATAGTGTTGGTTATTATGGTGTCTACTGTTCTTTCCTGCAAATCTACTTATCTTGATTCCAAGAAATCCCCTGTATTATTGGATATTACCCAAGAATCGGATGAGAATGCTTTTGTCAATCTGAAAAACTACAGCAACGATTTTGTCTTTGATATGAAATATGCCACGGCCGATAATTTTCTCAAAGAAAAAGTCTATCCGTGTGACGAGTGTTTCCTTAAAGTAAAAACGATTAAATCACTTTTAGAAGCTAATAAGGCATTTTTAGAAAAAGGATATCGCATTAAGTTATACGATTGCTACCGCCCGCGCGACATTCAAAAGAAGATGTGGAAAATTGTTCCCGATGCCAATTATGTAGCCAATCCTAAGAAAGGTTCCATTCATAATAAAGGCGGAGCAGTGGATATTTCCCTCGTTGATTCGCTTGGTGTGGAATTGAATATGGGCACCAAATTTGATTTTTTTGGCGAAGAAGCCGGCCATAACTATCAAAAGCTGTCCGAAGAAATTTTAAACAATCGGAAATTTTTAAAGGAAATCATGTTGCAACACAACTTCAAATCCTTTGATTCCGAATGGTGGCATTACAATTTAAACAATAGTTCGAAAGATGAGGTGTCAAATTTAAAATGGAAATGCGACCACTAG
- a CDS encoding class I SAM-dependent methyltransferase — MQTTALLTKEIQDFITQHVEADVAVLALQKNKFPNADWTAILNQIAAKQKAKTKLPTWFTTEHILYPSKISVEQTSSEKTAAYKAGLVSGQKLIDLTGGFGVDDFYFAKKIAQVIHCEINEELSALVAHNFEKLQVRNIQCIAKDSSTVLKDLAQPFDWIYIDPSRRNEQKGKVFMLKDCLPNVPEMLDFYWGFASNIMIKTAPILDITAGLSELKNVREIHVVAVDNEVKELLWILEKDYSQSIKMVTVNLVKEKTETFAFELNSTEKTVGYHLPKKYLYEPNATIMKSGGFDEIPAAFRVEKLHRHSHLYTSERLIEFPGRTFEIEHCIPYHKTDMKQLLENKKANITARNFPDSVETIRKKWKIKDGGSLYCFFTTDATNTKIVLLCSKIE; from the coding sequence ATGCAAACAACAGCTTTGTTGACAAAAGAAATTCAAGATTTTATCACACAACATGTTGAAGCGGATGTGGCTGTTTTGGCTTTGCAGAAAAACAAGTTTCCCAATGCAGATTGGACTGCTATTTTAAACCAAATAGCAGCAAAACAAAAAGCAAAAACTAAATTACCTACTTGGTTTACTACAGAACATATTCTATATCCGTCAAAAATATCAGTTGAGCAAACTTCATCTGAGAAAACGGCAGCCTACAAAGCAGGATTGGTTTCAGGCCAAAAGTTGATTGATTTAACCGGTGGTTTTGGCGTTGATGATTTTTATTTTGCTAAAAAAATAGCCCAAGTCATTCATTGTGAAATCAACGAAGAGCTTTCTGCTCTGGTAGCGCATAATTTTGAAAAGCTTCAAGTCCGAAACATCCAGTGTATTGCCAAGGACAGTTCGACTGTTTTAAAAGATTTAGCGCAACCCTTTGATTGGATTTACATTGACCCTTCAAGGCGAAACGAACAGAAAGGCAAGGTTTTTATGCTGAAAGACTGTTTGCCCAATGTTCCTGAAATGCTCGATTTTTATTGGGGGTTTGCGTCCAACATCATGATAAAAACAGCGCCCATTTTGGACATCACGGCCGGATTATCGGAGCTGAAAAACGTTAGAGAAATTCACGTGGTGGCTGTTGACAATGAAGTCAAAGAGTTACTTTGGATTTTAGAAAAAGACTATTCACAGTCAATAAAAATGGTAACGGTTAATTTAGTAAAAGAAAAAACGGAGACTTTCGCTTTTGAACTGAATTCCACTGAAAAAACAGTTGGCTATCATTTGCCGAAAAAATATTTATACGAACCGAATGCCACTATCATGAAATCAGGTGGTTTCGATGAGATTCCAGCAGCATTCAGAGTTGAAAAACTACACCGGCATTCGCATTTGTATACTTCAGAGCGTTTGATCGAATTCCCGGGAAGAACTTTTGAAATCGAGCATTGTATTCCGTACCACAAAACGGATATGAAGCAATTACTAGAAAACAAAAAAGCCAATATTACCGCTAGAAACTTTCCGGATTCAGTGGAAACCATTCGCAAAAAATGGAAAATTAAAGACGGTGGCTCGCTGTATTGTTTTTTTACAACCGATGCAACTAATACCAAAATAGTTTTACTTTGCAGCAAAATTGAATAA
- a CDS encoding zinc metalloprotease — translation MKKICLSLAAMLVLFSCQKEDNAASTEAKTLKRACASQEVLERQLRENPELAAKMSQIEAFTENAMLHHERLVNGKIEIPVVVNVLYRTAAENISLTQIQSQIDVLNKDFNALNTDYNQVPALFSGVKANVGISFVLDQVIRKSTSKSSWGTRDAIKKTKQGGLDPTSPTTKLNLWVGTIGGGILGYAQFPGGSSATDGVVIDPLYFGVTSNTGSAYPYNLGRTATHEVGHWLNLRHIWGDATCGNDLVADTPSHNAANYGVPTYPHYSTCTGTPVEMTMNYMDYTDDRGMYMFSLGQKARIDAIFTSGGPRVSFAQP, via the coding sequence ATGAAAAAAATCTGTTTATCATTAGCAGCTATGTTAGTGTTGTTTTCTTGTCAAAAAGAAGACAATGCCGCCAGCACTGAAGCCAAAACACTGAAAAGAGCTTGTGCTTCTCAGGAAGTATTAGAAAGACAATTGCGTGAAAACCCTGAATTGGCAGCCAAAATGAGCCAAATTGAAGCCTTTACCGAGAATGCTATGCTACATCATGAAAGACTGGTTAACGGCAAAATCGAAATTCCGGTAGTAGTGAATGTACTTTACAGAACAGCTGCAGAGAACATATCGCTAACACAAATCCAATCGCAAATTGATGTTTTGAATAAAGATTTTAACGCGCTTAACACAGACTACAATCAAGTTCCTGCTTTATTTTCAGGAGTAAAAGCGAATGTGGGCATTTCATTTGTACTAGACCAAGTCATTAGAAAATCTACTTCAAAATCATCTTGGGGAACCCGAGATGCTATCAAAAAAACCAAACAAGGAGGATTAGATCCAACCAGCCCAACTACGAAATTAAATCTTTGGGTAGGAACCATTGGAGGAGGAATTTTAGGATATGCTCAATTCCCTGGAGGTTCTTCAGCCACTGATGGTGTGGTTATTGACCCATTGTATTTTGGTGTGACCAGCAACACAGGCTCCGCTTACCCATACAATTTAGGAAGAACAGCTACACACGAGGTGGGACACTGGTTAAATTTACGTCACATTTGGGGCGATGCAACTTGCGGTAACGACTTAGTGGCCGATACTCCATCTCACAATGCCGCTAATTATGGTGTTCCGACCTATCCTCACTACAGCACTTGTACAGGAACTCCGGTTGAAATGACTATGAATTATATGGATTATACTGATGACCGAGGAATGTACATGTTCTCATTAGGACAAAAAGCCAGAATAGATGCTATCTTCACTTCAGGCGGACCTAGAGTATCTTTTGCACAGCCATAA
- a CDS encoding 16S rRNA (uracil(1498)-N(3))-methyltransferase, translated as MQLFYTALITQAASFFVFDKEESKHIIKVLRKKEGDVLHVTNGLGYLFTTEITVASDTKCTVKINAFEKQEAPLFHLHLAVAPTKMNERFEWFLEKATEIGIQEITPIICEHSERKVIKTDRFQKILESAMKQSLHYYLPKLNEPIAFKAFLKKECKGQKFIAHCEATDKKSLKNELKAKEDVTLLIGPEGDFSVNEIQMALDHNFIPVSLGATRLRTETAAIVACHSVVFKNEA; from the coding sequence ATGCAATTATTCTATACTGCTTTAATCACGCAAGCTGCTAGTTTCTTTGTTTTTGACAAAGAAGAGAGCAAACACATCATCAAAGTATTGCGCAAAAAAGAAGGTGATGTTTTGCATGTTACCAATGGTTTAGGCTATTTGTTTACTACCGAAATCACTGTGGCTTCGGATACTAAATGCACGGTTAAAATCAATGCGTTTGAAAAACAGGAAGCTCCATTGTTCCATTTGCATTTGGCGGTGGCACCTACTAAGATGAACGAACGCTTCGAATGGTTTTTGGAAAAAGCTACCGAAATCGGCATACAGGAAATCACGCCCATTATTTGTGAACATTCAGAACGCAAAGTGATTAAGACCGATAGGTTTCAAAAGATTTTGGAAAGTGCCATGAAGCAATCCCTACATTACTATTTGCCAAAACTTAACGAACCCATAGCTTTTAAAGCGTTTTTGAAAAAAGAATGCAAAGGGCAAAAATTCATTGCTCATTGTGAAGCAACCGATAAAAAGTCGTTAAAGAACGAACTGAAAGCCAAAGAAGATGTCACGCTCTTAATAGGTCCGGAAGGCGATTTTTCTGTTAATGAAATTCAAATGGCGCTTGACCATAACTTTATTCCTGTATCTTTGGGAGCTACTCGTTTGCGAACTGAAACCGCTGCTATTGTAGCTTGTCACTCGGTAGTTTTTAAGAATGAAGCATAA
- a CDS encoding translocation/assembly module TamB domain-containing protein → MIRTLVALLLLLLITSIALSLPVVQTKIAHYATDRINKDYHTKINVGQVAITVFGGVKLKQVLILDHHNDTLIYSQRIKTSILDLGKLMNGKLLFGDLRFDNFYLQIKTYKKEKDTSLDVFIDAFDDGQKGSGKFLMTSKNIYLKNSRFAMIDENRVEPKDVDFTKLNAHLKEFKIKGPDVTAQVASMTFHDHRGVTVDNLVADFSYTKKNIRLENLAVKTAESFLKGQVVLNYNKDNHDFSDFNNKVKFDVTVDSATLSTNDIRHFYIELDKNQKFYLNSKIKGTLNNFYATKLYLRDQKNSIIRGDVNFKNLFPRAPGDFYMKGDFSKISSNYSDLTKLLPNILGKKLPSSLAKLGQFYYVGKAEVTQTYINTDFVMNTDLGLVESDLHMSNLNTIDNAKYSGNVILDHFDVGALINDKTIGKVSLNLDVEGKGFTRKYLNTSFVGDIAEVRYNGYTYTKIIVDGSFKEPIFKGKFYINDPNLFMDFNGTVDLSKKENVYDFHSKIDYANLAKLNFIQDSIAVFKGDIVVKANGNSFDNLQGDLLLTNASYQNKKDQYFLDTLTVTSKFDAAGERAITINSPEAIEGSVVGKYKFNQLQKIVENSLGSFYSNYKQNKVLPNQYLKFNFALHSKIIEIFNPEISLAPNTNLKGNIGSDTKNFNLSFDSPQVTAYNNTFDKVLIQVDNKNPLYNAYIQMDSIKTKHYKVRDFSMINTFANDTLQFRTEFKGGKEGNDFYNLNFYHTINNDNKNVIGFNKSELQFKDYLWFLNENEDPENSKIVFDKKLSNFFFDNIIVSHGDQKMNFIGSWNGKKTKDLELTFANVNLNKVTPDVEKFRFDGKLNGKVNFKQTNTIFQPTSTLSIDSLQVNGIDLGRMNLDIKGDETLSKFYLNSTLENQNMEAFSANGDIQIVDNQTLLDIDLNFDKFNLGILGKIGGDVITNIRGFASGNARIDGNFNDLDYNGRLFVKDAGLTIPYLNTDYAFDDNSIVDVTENKFIIRETNITDTKFNTKGTINGFIKHKQFGDWQLDLAINSDRLLALNTTDHEDAAYYGKAFMDGSATIKGPTSGLMIRVNAESAKGTDIKVPINDAEAVEENSYIHILSPQEKKKKNKESIVQNKNYNGLELEFNFEITDNANIEVILNRESGHGMKGKGFGTLLFRINTLGKFEMWGDFLAMSGTYNFKYGGLIDKKFDVKKGGSIIWSGDPMAATLNLEAIYKTSANPAVLIDNPSFNKKVDVEVSIEVRGNLASPEPDFNINFPTVGSTLKSEIQYKLNDKDTRQKQALYLLAFGGFLSPEGINQSQTSNIAFEKVSSVFNDIFSDENGKLNLGIDYVTADKTPGLETDGRFGVSVSSKINDRITVNGKVGVPVGGLNESTVVGDVEVQYRVNEDGTLNLRVFNKENDITYIGQGIGYTQGLGLSYEVDFDTFKELVNRIFKNAKLNKIKTKTEEIHDSSPLPDYLHIVDKKEDKKKPQPTQNKEAIPTDD, encoded by the coding sequence GTGATTCGCACCCTAGTGGCGTTGTTACTCCTGTTACTGATTACCAGTATTGCGCTTTCCTTACCGGTGGTGCAAACCAAAATTGCCCATTATGCCACCGATAGAATCAACAAGGATTATCATACCAAAATTAATGTAGGTCAGGTAGCCATCACCGTTTTTGGCGGTGTTAAGCTCAAGCAGGTACTGATTTTAGATCACCATAACGATACACTGATTTATTCCCAACGTATTAAAACCAGCATTTTGGATTTAGGGAAACTAATGAATGGCAAGTTGCTGTTTGGCGATTTGCGTTTCGATAATTTCTACCTTCAGATTAAGACTTACAAAAAAGAAAAGGACACCAGTTTAGATGTGTTTATTGATGCCTTTGATGACGGGCAGAAAGGCAGCGGTAAATTTTTGATGACCTCCAAAAACATTTATCTCAAAAATAGCCGGTTTGCCATGATTGATGAAAATCGTGTAGAACCTAAAGATGTTGATTTCACCAAACTCAATGCTCATCTGAAAGAGTTTAAAATCAAAGGGCCGGATGTTACGGCTCAAGTAGCTTCGATGACTTTCCACGATCATCGGGGGGTAACGGTAGATAATTTGGTGGCTGATTTTAGCTATACCAAAAAAAATATTAGGCTCGAAAACCTGGCAGTAAAAACAGCTGAGTCGTTTTTGAAAGGACAAGTGGTCTTAAATTACAATAAAGACAATCACGATTTCAGCGATTTTAATAATAAAGTTAAGTTTGACGTGACGGTCGATAGTGCCACTTTATCTACCAACGATATCCGCCATTTTTACATCGAATTGGATAAGAACCAGAAGTTTTATTTGAATTCTAAAATCAAAGGAACGCTGAACAATTTTTATGCGACCAAACTGTATTTGCGCGATCAAAAGAATTCTATTATCAGAGGAGACGTCAATTTCAAAAACCTGTTTCCGCGAGCGCCGGGCGACTTTTACATGAAAGGTGATTTTTCTAAAATATCGTCTAATTACTCCGATTTAACTAAGCTTTTGCCTAACATTTTAGGAAAAAAACTGCCTTCTTCTTTGGCCAAATTAGGACAGTTTTATTACGTAGGGAAAGCCGAAGTGACCCAAACCTATATCAATACCGATTTTGTAATGAATACGGATTTAGGGTTAGTCGAATCCGATTTGCACATGTCGAATCTGAATACCATTGACAACGCCAAATACAGCGGAAATGTTATTTTAGATCATTTTGATGTTGGTGCTTTGATTAACGATAAAACCATTGGTAAAGTGTCGCTGAATCTTGATGTGGAAGGCAAAGGCTTTACCCGAAAATATTTGAACACTTCTTTTGTCGGTGATATTGCTGAAGTGAGATACAACGGCTATACTTACACCAAAATCATAGTAGACGGAAGCTTCAAGGAGCCTATTTTCAAAGGGAAATTCTATATAAACGATCCTAACTTGTTCATGGATTTCAATGGAACGGTGGATTTATCCAAAAAGGAGAATGTTTACGATTTCCATTCCAAAATTGATTATGCCAACTTAGCCAAGCTGAATTTCATTCAAGACTCCATAGCGGTATTTAAAGGGGATATAGTGGTGAAAGCTAATGGGAATTCCTTTGACAACCTGCAAGGTGATTTGTTGTTGACCAATGCTTCTTATCAAAATAAAAAAGACCAGTATTTCTTAGATACACTTACCGTTACGTCTAAATTTGATGCTGCCGGAGAGCGTGCTATCACCATCAATTCGCCCGAAGCTATAGAAGGATCAGTGGTGGGGAAATACAAATTCAACCAACTGCAGAAAATAGTAGAGAACTCGCTGGGTAGTTTCTACTCCAATTACAAGCAAAATAAAGTGTTGCCGAATCAATACCTGAAATTCAACTTTGCCCTGCACAGTAAAATTATTGAGATTTTTAATCCGGAGATTTCCTTGGCACCCAACACCAATTTGAAAGGGAACATAGGCTCAGATACCAAGAATTTCAACCTGAGTTTTGATTCGCCCCAAGTCACGGCTTACAACAATACGTTTGATAAGGTGTTGATTCAGGTTGATAATAAAAATCCGCTGTACAATGCTTATATCCAAATGGATTCCATCAAAACGAAGCATTATAAGGTTAGGGATTTCAGTATGATTAACACCTTTGCCAATGATACCTTGCAGTTCAGAACCGAGTTTAAAGGAGGCAAAGAGGGTAATGACTTTTACAATCTGAATTTTTATCACACCATCAATAACGACAACAAGAACGTAATTGGTTTCAACAAATCGGAGTTGCAATTCAAAGACTATCTGTGGTTTTTAAATGAAAATGAAGATCCTGAAAACAGCAAAATCGTCTTTGATAAGAAGCTGAGTAATTTTTTCTTCGACAATATAATAGTCTCTCACGGCGATCAAAAAATGAACTTTATAGGTTCTTGGAATGGTAAAAAAACAAAAGATTTAGAACTCACCTTTGCTAATGTCAACCTGAATAAAGTCACGCCCGATGTCGAGAAATTCCGCTTTGACGGAAAACTCAATGGGAAGGTCAACTTCAAGCAAACCAATACGATTTTCCAACCAACATCCACCTTGAGTATAGATAGCTTACAAGTCAATGGGATTGATTTAGGTCGAATGAATCTGGATATCAAAGGCGATGAAACGCTTAGTAAATTTTACTTGAATTCTACTTTAGAAAACCAAAACATGGAAGCCTTCAGTGCCAATGGGGACATTCAGATTGTTGACAATCAAACCTTATTGGATATTGACTTGAATTTTGACAAATTCAATTTAGGCATCTTAGGAAAAATTGGCGGCGATGTCATTACCAATATCCGCGGATTTGCCTCAGGGAATGCCCGAATTGATGGTAATTTTAATGATTTAGATTATAACGGAAGGCTGTTTGTTAAGGATGCCGGCTTAACGATTCCGTATCTCAACACCGATTATGCTTTCGACGATAATTCGATTGTGGATGTGACCGAAAACAAGTTTATCATTCGGGAAACCAATATTACCGACACTAAGTTTAATACCAAAGGTACCATCAACGGTTTTATCAAGCACAAGCAGTTTGGCGATTGGCAATTGGATTTGGCCATTAACTCTGACAGGCTTTTGGCGCTCAATACGACAGACCACGAAGACGCTGCTTATTACGGAAAAGCTTTTATGGATGGTTCGGCCACCATCAAAGGACCTACCAGTGGGTTAATGATTCGGGTAAATGCGGAATCAGCCAAAGGCACCGATATTAAAGTCCCGATTAATGATGCCGAAGCCGTTGAAGAAAACAGCTATATCCACATCCTGAGTCCACAGGAGAAAAAGAAAAAGAATAAAGAAAGTATAGTACAAAATAAAAACTACAACGGCCTCGAGCTTGAATTCAATTTTGAGATTACCGATAACGCCAACATCGAAGTGATTCTGAACCGAGAGTCAGGACACGGTATGAAGGGCAAAGGCTTCGGTACCTTACTTTTCAGAATCAATACGCTTGGTAAGTTTGAAATGTGGGGCGATTTCCTCGCTATGTCGGGGACGTATAATTTCAAATATGGGGGCTTAATTGATAAAAAGTTTGATGTAAAAAAAGGAGGTTCCATCATTTGGTCGGGTGACCCAATGGCAGCGACTTTAAACCTGGAAGCCATATATAAAACCTCTGCAAACCCGGCCGTATTAATTGATAATCCATCTTTTAATAAGAAAGTAGATGTAGAAGTTTCGATAGAAGTCAGAGGTAATTTAGCCAGCCCGGAACCGGATTTCAACATCAACTTCCCTACGGTAGGAAGCACCCTTAAATCGGAGATACAATACAAACTAAATGACAAGGACACCCGTCAAAAGCAAGCGTTGTACTTATTGGCCTTTGGTGGTTTCTTGAGTCCGGAAGGGATAAACCAATCCCAAACCTCTAACATTGCTTTTGAAAAGGTGAGCAGCGTTTTTAATGATATTTTCTCTGATGAAAACGGCAAACTTAATTTGGGTATCGACTATGTGACCGCAGACAAAACGCCGGGGTTAGAGACTGACGGACGCTTTGGGGTTTCTGTTTCTTCCAAAATAAACGACCGAATTACCGTTAACGGAAAAGTTGGGGTTCCGGTGGGAGGCCTTAACGAATCTACCGTAGTGGGAGATGTAGAAGTGCAATACAGAGTTAACGAAGACGGAACGTTGAATCTCAGAGTGTTTAACAAAGAAAACGATATTACTTATATAGGTCAGGGTATTGGCTATACACAAGGATTAGGGCTTTCGTATGAAGTTGATTTTGATACCTTCAAAGAATTGGTGAACCGAATTTTCAAAAATGCCAAGCTGAACAAAATCAAGACTAAGACAGAAGAAATACATGATTCCAGTCCGCTTCCGGATTACTTGCATATTGTAGACAAAAAGGAAGACAAGAAAAAACCACAACCTACTCAAAATAAAGAAGCTATTCCGACGGATGATTAA
- the tsaD gene encoding tRNA (adenosine(37)-N6)-threonylcarbamoyltransferase complex transferase subunit TsaD — MHPKEVFILAIESSCDDTAAAVLRNDKVLSNVVARQSIHEEYGGVVPELASRAHQQHIVPVIDVALKKANITKEMLSAIAFTQGPGLMGSLLVGTSFAKSLAMALDIPLIAVNHMHAHILAHFIDEEGFDKPTFPFLALTISGGHTQIVKVNDFFNMEIIGETTDDAVGEAFDKTAKILGLPYPGGPLIDQFAKEGNPKKFPFTKPKVDGLDFSFSGLKTQILYFVQKNVVENPNFIEENKADICASVQHTIIEILMDKVKMAVAETGIQQIAIGGGVSANSGIRQTLKDAEGKYGWKTFVPKFEYTTDNAAMIGIVGYQKFLHDKFTDAGVVSKARIEF, encoded by the coding sequence ATGCATCCCAAAGAAGTTTTTATTCTGGCCATTGAAAGTTCGTGTGACGATACTGCTGCCGCTGTTTTGAGAAATGATAAAGTGCTTTCCAATGTAGTAGCCCGACAAAGTATTCATGAAGAGTATGGCGGAGTGGTTCCTGAATTGGCCTCGCGTGCCCACCAACAACATATTGTTCCGGTGATTGATGTAGCATTGAAAAAAGCTAATATTACCAAAGAAATGCTTTCAGCTATTGCTTTTACCCAAGGTCCCGGATTGATGGGGTCGCTTTTGGTAGGCACCTCATTTGCTAAATCACTGGCCATGGCTTTGGACATACCGTTGATTGCCGTGAATCACATGCATGCTCATATTTTGGCCCATTTTATAGATGAAGAAGGTTTTGATAAACCGACCTTTCCGTTTTTGGCCCTGACCATTTCGGGCGGACATACCCAAATTGTCAAAGTAAATGACTTTTTCAATATGGAAATCATTGGTGAAACTACTGATGATGCCGTGGGAGAAGCCTTTGATAAAACAGCCAAAATACTGGGGCTTCCCTACCCGGGTGGTCCTTTGATTGACCAGTTTGCCAAAGAAGGAAATCCGAAGAAATTCCCTTTTACCAAACCAAAAGTAGACGGATTGGATTTTAGTTTTTCAGGATTGAAAACACAAATTCTGTATTTTGTTCAAAAAAATGTAGTGGAGAATCCTAATTTCATTGAAGAAAACAAAGCCGACATCTGTGCCTCGGTACAACATACCATCATTGAAATTTTGATGGATAAAGTAAAAATGGCCGTAGCCGAAACGGGGATTCAACAAATTGCCATAGGCGGTGGCGTTTCAGCTAATTCCGGCATTCGTCAAACCTTAAAAGATGCCGAAGGAAAATACGGCTGGAAAACTTTTGTTCCAAAATTCGAATACACTACTGATAATGCCGCGATGATAGGTATTGTTGGGTATCAGAAGTTTTTACACGATAAATTCACCGATGCCGGTGTGGTTTCTAAAGCCCGAATTGAGTTTTAA
- a CDS encoding DUF4159 domain-containing protein, with product MKRVFFLFLLLTSLANAQEIALLKYNGGGDWYANPTSLPNLIKYANQTINTNIKAKPATVEPGSPEIFSYPFVHMTGHGNVVFSDAEIINLRNYLLSGGFLHADDNYGMDQYIRREIKRIFPNNDLVEIPGNHPIFQKPNVFANGLPKIHEHDGKRPQAFGIFIDNRLVLLYTFECDLGDGWEDPEVHNDPKEVREKALKMGANILNYIFKN from the coding sequence ATGAAAAGAGTATTTTTTCTGTTTTTATTGCTTACCTCTTTAGCTAATGCACAAGAAATAGCTTTATTAAAATACAATGGCGGCGGCGATTGGTATGCCAATCCGACTTCATTACCCAATTTGATTAAATACGCCAATCAAACCATAAACACCAACATCAAGGCAAAACCGGCGACTGTTGAACCGGGAAGTCCTGAAATTTTTTCTTATCCGTTTGTACACATGACCGGTCATGGCAATGTGGTTTTTAGCGATGCTGAAATTATAAATTTGAGAAATTATTTGCTCTCCGGCGGGTTTCTGCATGCTGATGACAATTACGGCATGGACCAATACATTCGCAGAGAAATTAAACGCATTTTTCCGAACAATGATTTAGTTGAAATCCCGGGCAATCATCCTATTTTTCAAAAACCCAATGTCTTTGCTAACGGGTTGCCTAAAATTCACGAACATGACGGCAAACGTCCGCAGGCTTTTGGTATTTTTATTGACAATCGTCTGGTATTGCTATATACTTTTGAATGCGATTTAGGAGATGGCTGGGAAGATCCCGAAGTACATAACGACCCTAAAGAAGTGCGCGAAAAAGCCTTGAAAATGGGCGCTAACATCCTGAATTATATTTTCAAAAACTAA
- a CDS encoding alpha/beta hydrolase: protein MKFFFLLLPLIAFSQKTPEDFGLRHLVFTYKNDTVDVIIESKKGEETKAKPLFFWCQGSLPQPIIKYDERGLFPVFPFDSKDFLNDFHLVIIAKPAIPVIADVKNLKKNYCVLDEKGNVPLAYSDRNYLDYYADRNNFIISKLLSNPIFLKKNLIVAGHSEGSHIAARMACTNKKIAGLIYSGGNPYGRFLNIVAQSRMEENDNTIFDYWSDVVVNKNDKTYNGGDTYNCTYGFSEPLVDKIEKLKIPVYVAYGTKDYNVAYMDLFYTDVLRKN, encoded by the coding sequence ATGAAATTCTTTTTTTTACTGCTACCCTTAATCGCTTTTTCTCAAAAAACCCCGGAAGATTTTGGACTTCGACATTTGGTTTTTACCTATAAGAATGACACCGTTGATGTTATCATTGAATCAAAAAAAGGGGAAGAAACCAAAGCAAAGCCTTTATTTTTTTGGTGTCAAGGTAGCCTTCCGCAACCGATCATAAAATACGACGAGCGAGGATTGTTTCCTGTCTTTCCGTTTGACAGTAAGGATTTTTTAAACGATTTTCATTTGGTCATCATTGCAAAACCTGCTATTCCCGTAATTGCTGATGTAAAAAATCTTAAAAAAAACTACTGCGTTTTAGATGAAAAGGGAAATGTTCCTTTAGCTTATTCCGATAGAAATTACTTAGACTATTATGCTGATCGCAACAATTTTATCATTTCAAAATTGCTCTCCAATCCTATCTTCTTGAAGAAAAACCTCATCGTGGCCGGACATTCGGAAGGAAGTCATATAGCGGCAAGAATGGCTTGTACGAACAAAAAAATAGCTGGTTTAATTTATTCAGGTGGAAATCCCTATGGGCGTTTTTTGAACATAGTAGCTCAATCGAGAATGGAAGAAAACGACAATACAATATTTGACTATTGGAGCGATGTGGTGGTCAACAAAAATGACAAAACATACAATGGCGGCGACACCTACAATTGCACTTATGGGTTTTCAGAGCCATTGGTTGACAAAATAGAAAAACTAAAAATCCCGGTTTATGTTGCTTATGGCACCAAAGATTACAATGTTGCTTACATGGATTTATTTTATACTGATGTGTTGAGAAAAAATTAA